One stretch of Oryzias latipes chromosome 7, ASM223467v1 DNA includes these proteins:
- the LOC101161555 gene encoding cyclin-dependent kinase 16 isoform X5 codes for MDRMKIIKRRLSMSLRSARPVDDSLSELAEQMALDETPGARENGIVHENVKMGSDGESDQASGTSSDEVQSPVRVRMRNNHHRRISNEDINKRLSLPADIRLPEGYLEKFAMNSPPFDKPMSRRLRRASLSEIGFGKLETYIKLDKLGEGTYATVFKGRSKLTDNLVALKEIRLEHEEGAPCTAIREVSLLKDLKHANIVTLHDIIHTDKCLTLVFEYLEKDLKQYMDDCGNIMSVNNVKIFLYQLLRGLAYCHRRKVLHRDLKPQNLLISEKGELKLADFGLARAKSVPTKTYSNEVVTLWYRPPDVLLGSTEYSTPIDMWGVGCIFYEMITGRPLFPGSTVEDELHLIFRVLGTPTEKTWPGMPTSEEFKTYNFPLYRAEPLVNHAPRIDSDGHDLLSKLLQFDAKKRVSAEDALKHSYFRSLGEQVQTLPDTASIFSVKGIQLQKDPGKRSSVHPESTMAHKLGSAPSQYFQRETTNPRAQSHNLSSTSTG; via the exons gTATCGTTcatgaaaatgtgaagatgGGCTCAGATGGAGAGAGCGATCAAGCATCTGGAACATCTTCTGATGAGGTCCAGAGTCCAGTGAGGGTTCGAATGAGGAACAATCATCATCGCCGCATTTCTAATGAG gacATAAACAAACGTTTGTCTCTCCCGGCGGATATCAGGCTACCAGAGGGCTACTTGGAAAAATTTGCCATGAACAGCCCACCTTTTGACAAGCCCATGAGCCGCAGGTTACGACGCGCATCATTG TCGGAAATTGGCTTTGGGAAACTCGAAACTTACATCAAACTGGACAAGCTAGGGGAG GGCACCTACGCTACGGTGTTTAAAGGCCGAAGTAAATTAACAGATAATTTAGTAGCTTTGAAAGAGATTCGCCTGGAGCATGAGGAGGGAGCACCCTGCACAGCCATCCGAGAAG TGTCTCTGctcaaagatttaaaacacgCCAATATTGTCACGTTGCATGACATCATCCACACTGACAAGTGCCTGACTCTAGTGTTTGAGTACCTG GAAAAGGATCTCAAGCAGTATATGGATGACTGTGGGAATATCATGAGTGTTAATAATGTAAAG atcTTTTTGTATCAGCTTCTAAGAGGTCTGGCATACTGCCACAGAAGAAAGGTCCTCCACAGAGACCTCAAACCCCAGAACTTGCTTATCAGTGAAAAAGGAGAACTTAAACTGGCAGACTTTG GCTTGGCTCGGGCTAAATCCGTTCCGACAAAAACCTACTCCAACGAGGTTGTGACGTTATGGTATCGTCCTCCAGATGTGTTGCTGGGCTCCACTGAGTACTCTACTCCTATTGATATGTG GGGTGTGGGCTGTATATTCTATGAGATGATCACAGGCAGGCCTCTCTTCCCCGGATCAACTGTGGAGGATGAGCTTCACCTCATATTCCGCGTCCTCG GCACTCCCACAGAAAAGACTTGGCCTGGCATGCCCACCAGTGAAGAGTTCAAGACCTACAATTTTCCCTTGTACCGCGCTGAACCCCTTGTCAATCACGCACCAAG aaTAGACAGTGACGGCCACGATTTGCTGTCAAAGCTCCTTCAG TTTGATGCAAAGAAGCGAGTATCAGCTGAGGACGCTCTCAAACACTCGTATTTCAGGAGTCTAGGGGAGCAGGTGCAAACACTGCCTGACA ctGCTTCCATCTTCTCTGTAAAAGGCATTCAGCTTCAGAAGGATCCTGGGAAGAGATCCTCGGTCCATCCAGAATCAA CGATGGCCCATAAGCTAGGCTCCGCACCCTCGCAGTACTTCCAGAGAGAGACTACCAATCCCAGGGCTCAGAGTCACAATCTCTCCTCCACTTCCACTGGCTGA
- the LOC101161555 gene encoding cyclin-dependent kinase 16 isoform X4: MDRMKIIKRRLSMSLRSARPVDDSLSELAEQMALDETPGARENGETCIVHENVKMGSDGESDQASGTSSDEVQSPVRVRMRNNHHRRISNEDINKRLSLPADIRLPEGYLEKFAMNSPPFDKPMSRRLRRASLSEIGFGKLETYIKLDKLGEGTYATVFKGRSKLTDNLVALKEIRLEHEEGAPCTAIREVSLLKDLKHANIVTLHDIIHTDKCLTLVFEYLEKDLKQYMDDCGNIMSVNNVKIFLYQLLRGLAYCHRRKVLHRDLKPQNLLISEKGELKLADFGLARAKSVPTKTYSNEVVTLWYRPPDVLLGSTEYSTPIDMWGVGCIFYEMITGRPLFPGSTVEDELHLIFRVLGTPTEKTWPGMPTSEEFKTYNFPLYRAEPLVNHAPRIDSDGHDLLSKLLQFDAKKRVSAEDALKHSYFRSLGEQVQTLPDTASIFSVKGIQLQKDPGKRSSVHPESTMAHKLGSAPSQYFQRETTNPRAQSHNLSSTSTG; encoded by the exons gTATCGTTcatgaaaatgtgaagatgGGCTCAGATGGAGAGAGCGATCAAGCATCTGGAACATCTTCTGATGAGGTCCAGAGTCCAGTGAGGGTTCGAATGAGGAACAATCATCATCGCCGCATTTCTAATGAG gacATAAACAAACGTTTGTCTCTCCCGGCGGATATCAGGCTACCAGAGGGCTACTTGGAAAAATTTGCCATGAACAGCCCACCTTTTGACAAGCCCATGAGCCGCAGGTTACGACGCGCATCATTG TCGGAAATTGGCTTTGGGAAACTCGAAACTTACATCAAACTGGACAAGCTAGGGGAG GGCACCTACGCTACGGTGTTTAAAGGCCGAAGTAAATTAACAGATAATTTAGTAGCTTTGAAAGAGATTCGCCTGGAGCATGAGGAGGGAGCACCCTGCACAGCCATCCGAGAAG TGTCTCTGctcaaagatttaaaacacgCCAATATTGTCACGTTGCATGACATCATCCACACTGACAAGTGCCTGACTCTAGTGTTTGAGTACCTG GAAAAGGATCTCAAGCAGTATATGGATGACTGTGGGAATATCATGAGTGTTAATAATGTAAAG atcTTTTTGTATCAGCTTCTAAGAGGTCTGGCATACTGCCACAGAAGAAAGGTCCTCCACAGAGACCTCAAACCCCAGAACTTGCTTATCAGTGAAAAAGGAGAACTTAAACTGGCAGACTTTG GCTTGGCTCGGGCTAAATCCGTTCCGACAAAAACCTACTCCAACGAGGTTGTGACGTTATGGTATCGTCCTCCAGATGTGTTGCTGGGCTCCACTGAGTACTCTACTCCTATTGATATGTG GGGTGTGGGCTGTATATTCTATGAGATGATCACAGGCAGGCCTCTCTTCCCCGGATCAACTGTGGAGGATGAGCTTCACCTCATATTCCGCGTCCTCG GCACTCCCACAGAAAAGACTTGGCCTGGCATGCCCACCAGTGAAGAGTTCAAGACCTACAATTTTCCCTTGTACCGCGCTGAACCCCTTGTCAATCACGCACCAAG aaTAGACAGTGACGGCCACGATTTGCTGTCAAAGCTCCTTCAG TTTGATGCAAAGAAGCGAGTATCAGCTGAGGACGCTCTCAAACACTCGTATTTCAGGAGTCTAGGGGAGCAGGTGCAAACACTGCCTGACA ctGCTTCCATCTTCTCTGTAAAAGGCATTCAGCTTCAGAAGGATCCTGGGAAGAGATCCTCGGTCCATCCAGAATCAA CGATGGCCCATAAGCTAGGCTCCGCACCCTCGCAGTACTTCCAGAGAGAGACTACCAATCCCAGGGCTCAGAGTCACAATCTCTCCTCCACTTCCACTGGCTGA